Proteins encoded within one genomic window of Ovis aries strain OAR_USU_Benz2616 breed Rambouillet chromosome 1, ARS-UI_Ramb_v3.0, whole genome shotgun sequence:
- the OLIG2 gene encoding oligodendrocyte transcription factor 2 — protein sequence MDSDASLVSSRPSSPEPDDLFLPARSKGSGGGGFTGGTVSSSTPSDCPPDLNAELRGAMGAAGAHPGDKLGGGGGGGGFKSSSSSTSSSTSSAAASSTKKDKKQMTEPELQQLRLKINSRERKRMHDLNIAMDGLREVMPYAHGPSVRKLSKIATLLLARNYILMLTNSLEEMKRLVSEIYGGHHAGFHPSACGGLAHSAPLPAATAHPAAAAHAAHHPAVHHPILPPAAAAAAAAAAAAAVSSASLPGSGLSSVGSIRPPHGLLKSPAAAAAAAAAPLGGGGGSGGGTGGFQHWGGMPCPCSMCQVPPPHHHVSAMGAGSLPRLTSDAK from the coding sequence ATGGACTCGGACGCCAGCCTGGTGTCTAGCAGGCCGTCGTCGCCGGAGCCCGATGACCTTTTCCTGCCGGCCCGGAGCAAGGGCAGCGGGGGCGGCGGCTTCACGGGGGGCACCGTGTCGTCGTCCACGCCGAGCGACTGCCCGCCGGATCTGAACGCCGAGCTGCGCGGCGCCATGGGCGCGGCGGGCGCGCACCCGGGGGACAAgctgggcggcggcggcggcggcggtggcttCAAGTCATCCTCGTCCAGCACCTCTTCGTCCACGTCGTCGGCGGCCGCGTCGTCCACCAAGAAGGACAAGAAACAGATGACGGAGCCCGAGCTGCAGCAGCTGCGCCTCAAGATCAACAGCCGCGAGCGCAAGCGGATGCACGACCTCAACATCGCCATGGACGGGCTGCGCGAGGTCATGCCGTACGCGCACGGCCCGTCGGTGCGCAAGCTCTCCAAGATCGCCACGCTGCTGCTGGCGCGCAACTACATCCTCATGCTCACCAACTCGCTGGAGGAGATGAAGCGACTGGTGAGCGAGATCTACGGAGGCCACCACGCCGGCTTCCACCCGTCGGCCTGCGGCGGCCTGGCGCACTCGGCGCCCCTGCCCGCCGCCACGGCTCATCCGGCGGCCGCGGCGCACGCGGCGCACCACCCGGCCGTGCACCATCCCATCCTGCCGccggccgccgcggccgccgccgccgctgcggcCGCCGCCGCGGTGTCCAGCGCCTCCCTGCCCGGCTCCGGGTTGTCGTCGGTCGGCTCCATTCGGCCCCCTCACGGCCTGCTCAAGtctccggcggcggcggcggcggcggcggcggccccgctcgggggcgggggcggcagcGGCGGGGGCACTGGCGGCTTCCAGCACTGGGGCGGCatgccctgcccctgcagcatGTGCCAGGTGCCCCCGCCGCACCACCACGTGTCGGCCATGGGCGCGGGCAGCCTGCCGCGCCTCACCTCGGACGCCAAGTGA